A stretch of the Sphingosinithalassobacter tenebrarum genome encodes the following:
- the prsR gene encoding PEP-CTERM-box response regulator transcription factor, whose amino-acid sequence MTDSKPKLLIVEDDAGLQRQLRWAYDDYEVLVAGERESAIATLRAEQPPVVTLDLGLPPDPDGTSEGFATLETILSLQPETKVIVASGHGAHESMLKAIAAGAWDFYQKPIDIDALGLIVARAFHVHALEAENRRLAERAEAGTELGGMITGAPEMLKVTRTIERVAGADVSVMLLGASGTGKELLARGVHESSPRKSGEFVAINCAAIPETLLESELFGHEKGAFTGAVKTTEGKIEQAHGGTLFLDEVGDIPLPLQVKLLRFLQERVIERIGGRKPIPVDTRIVCATHQDIDAMVADGRFREDLYYRLAEIVVRIPALAERPGDAGLLARHFLRKYAESMKAGVRNFAPDALAAIDAWHWPGNVRELENRVKRAVIMADGKSVTAADLDLESAAEDSAPINLKAARETADRKAIRHALARAEGNISGTARLLGISRPTLYDLMKAYDLQP is encoded by the coding sequence ATGACCGATTCCAAACCGAAACTGCTGATCGTCGAGGATGATGCGGGGCTGCAACGGCAGTTGCGCTGGGCCTATGACGATTACGAAGTGCTCGTCGCGGGCGAACGGGAAAGCGCGATCGCGACGCTGCGTGCCGAACAGCCGCCGGTGGTGACGCTTGACCTTGGCCTGCCGCCCGATCCCGACGGGACCAGCGAAGGCTTCGCCACGCTGGAGACTATTCTGTCGCTCCAGCCGGAGACCAAGGTGATCGTCGCCTCGGGGCACGGCGCGCACGAATCGATGCTCAAGGCGATCGCCGCTGGGGCATGGGATTTCTATCAAAAGCCGATCGACATCGATGCTTTGGGCTTGATCGTCGCGCGCGCATTTCACGTTCATGCGCTCGAAGCGGAAAATCGCCGGCTTGCCGAGCGTGCCGAGGCCGGCACGGAACTGGGCGGCATGATAACCGGCGCGCCCGAAATGCTGAAGGTGACGCGCACGATCGAGCGTGTCGCGGGCGCCGACGTATCGGTGATGCTGCTCGGTGCCAGCGGTACCGGCAAGGAACTGCTCGCGCGCGGCGTGCATGAGTCGAGTCCGCGCAAGAGCGGTGAATTCGTCGCGATCAATTGCGCCGCGATCCCCGAGACGCTCCTCGAAAGCGAGCTGTTCGGCCATGAAAAGGGCGCGTTCACCGGCGCGGTGAAGACCACCGAGGGCAAGATCGAACAGGCGCATGGCGGCACGCTGTTCCTCGACGAAGTCGGTGACATTCCGCTGCCGTTGCAGGTCAAGCTGCTGCGCTTCCTGCAGGAACGCGTGATCGAACGGATCGGTGGCCGTAAACCGATTCCGGTCGACACCCGGATCGTCTGCGCGACGCATCAGGATATCGATGCTATGGTTGCCGACGGGCGGTTTCGCGAAGACCTGTACTACCGTCTCGCCGAAATCGTCGTGCGGATTCCCGCGCTAGCCGAGCGGCCGGGCGATGCCGGGCTGCTCGCGCGGCATTTCCTGCGCAAATATGCCGAATCGATGAAGGCCGGGGTCAGGAATTTCGCGCCCGACGCGCTCGCCGCGATCGATGCCTGGCACTGGCCGGGCAATGTCCGCGAGCTGGAGAACCGCGTGAAGCGCGCCGTCATCATGGCCGACGGCAAGAGCGTTACCGCCGCCGATCTCGATCTGGAAAGCGCCGCCGAGGACAGCGCCCCGATCAATCTGAAGGCGGCGCGCGAAACCGCCGATCGCAAGGCGATCCGCCACGCGCTGGCCCGCGCCGAAGGCAATATTTCCGGTACCGCGCGGCTGCTCGGGATCAGCCGCCCCACGCTATATGACTTGATGAAGGCCTATGACCTCCAGCCCTAG
- the prsK gene encoding XrtA/PEP-CTERM system histidine kinase PrsK, whose amino-acid sequence MVATVILWTHALAAMLFGAVALWAFGRTESGAPRGPLGVALAMTALWALAVAGIGNGEMVTGVVEAARDIAWFGFMLVLHRRDGAARPRFALATVYGVVTIVTIVATILDLIGHTAPDPLAQQFVTAGLLLRMLIAVAALVLTQALHSAVAPSASAGLRWIVLSLGGLWLINLNMLGSAYLLGYLPPDLQALRGPAVAIIAIGVGIGLQRKGEWTMQVSRTVAFQSLSLAGIGAYLALVALTTSALATVGGSHARVLQTAFVFGMTAAVLTLVSSPWLRAWAKVKLAKHFFRHRYDYRAEWMRFTETLGQPDGAAPLDERIVKAIADMTDSPAGVLLMPEGSGLAPAASWNWEAGQLPPTIDARLARHLSETGRIIELDAVRKDSGDARDRDAVPETLLAMPRAWALVPLPHFGKLAGAILLARPPINRAFDWEDFDLLKVAGRQAASFLAEARAQEALAEVERFDEFNRRFAFILHDIKNLVSQLTLVARNAERHADNPEFRADMVATLKDSVERMNGLLARLSQTNRSRADVPQAIDVVPILQRLAAARRGQHPVQVAAAGPASALADPVRLEQLLEHLIQNAIDASAEGQPVTLAVEADDAQVAIDVIDRGCGMSPGFVRDKLFKPFVSSKPGGFGIGAFEARQLAAAMAGRIDVESREGQGTRFRVTLKPAQPTNVEQAA is encoded by the coding sequence ATGGTCGCAACCGTCATCCTCTGGACGCACGCGCTTGCCGCGATGCTGTTCGGCGCGGTGGCGCTATGGGCGTTCGGCCGTACCGAAAGCGGCGCGCCGCGCGGGCCGCTGGGTGTCGCGCTGGCGATGACGGCGCTCTGGGCGCTGGCGGTGGCCGGGATCGGCAATGGCGAGATGGTGACCGGCGTGGTCGAAGCCGCGCGCGACATCGCCTGGTTCGGCTTCATGCTTGTGCTGCATCGTCGCGACGGCGCGGCGCGGCCGCGATTCGCGCTAGCCACTGTCTATGGCGTCGTGACGATCGTCACGATTGTCGCGACCATACTCGATCTGATCGGCCATACCGCGCCCGATCCGCTGGCCCAGCAATTCGTGACGGCCGGATTGTTGCTGCGGATGCTTATCGCGGTGGCGGCGCTGGTGCTTACTCAGGCGCTGCATTCGGCGGTGGCGCCGTCGGCGAGCGCGGGGCTGCGCTGGATCGTGCTGTCGCTCGGCGGTCTGTGGCTGATCAATCTCAACATGCTCGGCAGCGCCTATCTGCTCGGCTATCTGCCGCCCGACCTCCAGGCGCTGCGCGGCCCGGCAGTGGCGATCATCGCAATCGGTGTCGGCATCGGTCTGCAGCGCAAGGGCGAATGGACGATGCAGGTGTCGCGCACCGTCGCCTTTCAGTCGCTCTCGCTTGCGGGCATCGGGGCCTATCTGGCACTGGTCGCGCTGACCACCAGCGCGCTGGCGACCGTGGGGGGCAGCCATGCCCGCGTGCTGCAGACCGCCTTCGTCTTCGGCATGACCGCGGCGGTGCTGACGCTCGTGTCCTCACCCTGGTTGCGCGCATGGGCGAAAGTGAAGCTGGCCAAGCATTTCTTCCGGCATCGCTATGACTATCGCGCCGAATGGATGCGCTTCACCGAGACGCTGGGTCAGCCGGACGGCGCCGCGCCGCTCGACGAGCGGATCGTCAAGGCGATTGCCGACATGACCGATTCGCCCGCCGGCGTATTGCTGATGCCCGAAGGCAGTGGACTGGCGCCCGCCGCGAGCTGGAACTGGGAGGCGGGCCAGCTTCCCCCGACGATCGATGCCCGGCTGGCGCGGCACCTTTCCGAAACCGGGCGGATCATCGAGCTCGACGCGGTGCGCAAGGATAGCGGGGACGCGCGCGATCGCGACGCGGTTCCCGAAACGCTGCTCGCCATGCCGCGGGCCTGGGCGCTGGTGCCGCTACCGCATTTCGGCAAGCTGGCCGGCGCGATCCTGCTCGCCCGCCCGCCGATCAACCGCGCCTTCGACTGGGAGGATTTCGACCTGCTCAAGGTCGCCGGGCGCCAGGCGGCAAGCTTCCTTGCCGAAGCGCGCGCGCAGGAGGCGCTGGCCGAAGTCGAGCGGTTCGACGAATTCAATCGCCGCTTCGCCTTCATCCTGCACGATATCAAGAATCTGGTGAGCCAGCTCACGCTGGTCGCGCGGAACGCCGAACGCCATGCCGACAATCCCGAATTCCGCGCCGACATGGTCGCGACGCTCAAGGATTCGGTCGAGCGGATGAACGGCCTGCTCGCGCGGCTTTCGCAAACCAACCGCAGCCGTGCCGACGTGCCGCAGGCGATCGACGTGGTGCCGATCCTGCAGCGGCTCGCCGCGGCGCGACGCGGGCAGCATCCGGTGCAGGTGGCCGCGGCCGGTCCGGCATCGGCGCTGGCCGATCCGGTGCGGCTCGAACAATTGCTCGAACATCTGATCCAGAACGCCATCGATGCCAGCGCCGAGGGCCAGCCGGTGACGCTCGCCGTCGAAGCCGATGATGCGCAGGTCGCGATCGACGTGATCGATCGCGGCTGCGGCATGTCGCCCGGATTCGTGCGCGACAAATTGTTCAAGCCCTTCGTCTCGTCCAAGCCGGGCGGATTCGGCATCGGCGCGTTCGAGGCGCGCCAGCTCGCTGCGGCGATGGCCGGACGGATCGACGTCGAATCGCGTGAGGGCCAGGGTACGCGCTTCCGCGTCACGCTGAAGCCGGCGCAGCCGACAAATGTGGAACAAGCGGCATGA
- a CDS encoding TIGR03013 family XrtA/PEP-CTERM system glycosyltransferase, whose translation MIRLFNHYVPNAVLLLGLLDLVMLLAAGEIGWIARAHQIGMELESLLSRLPQLITFALTLQVAMVAVGVYGADALQSLRYAVARLIVSVSLGVIFLSAISFLAPALSFWRSNLLYAMLMAMLLLVLMRILLGSTLGSQVFKRRVVVLGSGPRAQRLKTLSRTPGSGFVIVGFVAMSEANHVIPEAIPRDAIYNLADHVVLLNASEVVLALEERRNALPLKDLLRIKTTGVHVNDTSTFLERETGRVDLDSVNPSWLIFSDGFSSGRMFSAAFKRLFDIAASLTLLVLTLPVILITALLVKIDSKGPAFYRQRRVGLYGEGFDIIKLRSMRTDAEVAGTAVWAEKDDPRITRVGRIIRKLRIDELPQCWTVLKGQMSFVGPRPERPQFVEELEGQLPYYAERHMVKPGITGWAQINYPYGASIEDSRQKLEYDLFYAKNYSPFLDLLILLQTLRVVLFPEGAR comes from the coding sequence ATGATCCGTCTGTTCAATCACTATGTGCCTAATGCGGTGCTGCTGCTGGGTCTGCTCGACCTCGTCATGTTGCTCGCCGCGGGCGAAATCGGCTGGATCGCGCGCGCGCACCAGATTGGTATGGAGCTCGAGTCGCTGCTTTCGCGGCTGCCCCAGCTGATCACCTTCGCGCTGACGCTGCAAGTGGCGATGGTCGCGGTCGGCGTCTATGGCGCCGATGCGCTGCAATCGCTGCGCTATGCCGTCGCGCGGCTGATCGTCTCGGTCTCGCTCGGCGTGATTTTTCTCAGCGCGATTTCCTTCCTCGCCCCGGCGCTCAGCTTCTGGCGGTCGAATCTCCTCTACGCGATGCTCATGGCGATGCTGCTGCTGGTGCTGATGCGCATCCTCCTCGGCTCGACGCTGGGCAGCCAGGTGTTCAAGCGCCGCGTCGTGGTGCTCGGATCGGGTCCGCGCGCGCAGCGGCTCAAGACGCTGTCGCGCACGCCGGGTTCGGGCTTTGTCATCGTCGGCTTTGTCGCGATGAGCGAAGCCAATCACGTCATTCCCGAAGCGATCCCGCGCGACGCGATCTACAACCTTGCCGATCATGTCGTGCTGCTCAATGCCAGCGAAGTGGTGCTCGCACTCGAGGAGCGGCGCAACGCGCTGCCGCTCAAGGATCTGCTGCGGATCAAGACCACCGGCGTGCACGTCAACGACACCTCGACTTTCCTCGAGCGCGAGACGGGACGAGTCGATCTCGACAGCGTCAATCCCAGCTGGCTGATCTTTTCCGACGGGTTTTCGTCAGGCCGGATGTTCTCGGCTGCGTTCAAGCGCCTGTTCGACATCGCCGCGAGCCTGACGCTGCTGGTGCTCACGCTGCCGGTGATCCTGATCACGGCGCTGCTGGTGAAGATCGACAGCAAGGGGCCGGCCTTCTATCGCCAGCGCCGCGTCGGCCTCTATGGCGAAGGGTTCGACATCATCAAGCTGCGCTCGATGCGCACCGATGCCGAAGTCGCGGGCACTGCCGTCTGGGCGGAAAAGGACGATCCGCGAATCACGCGGGTCGGCCGCATCATCCGCAAGCTGCGCATCGACGAACTGCCGCAATGCTGGACGGTGCTGAAAGGGCAGATGAGCTTTGTCGGTCCGCGCCCGGAACGCCCGCAATTCGTCGAGGAGCTGGAAGGGCAGCTGCCTTATTATGCCGAACGGCATATGGTGAAGCCGGGCATCACCGGCTGGGCGCAGATCAATTATCCCTATGGCGCCTCGATCGAGGATTCGCGCCAGAAGCTCGAATATGACCTGTTCTACGCCAAGAACTACTCGCCTTTCCTCGATCTCCTGATCCTCCTCCAGACGTTGCGCGTGGTGCTCTTCCCCGAAGGCGCACGCTGA
- a CDS encoding HNH endonuclease, producing the protein MKRKAALAALAERRDDRATERRCALCDRPLGHLVEQHHPLPKSEGGRDTVPVHPICHRAIHSHFTNAELARGGDMATLRNSPRLAAFRKWIAKKPPDFHAPTRRRKRD; encoded by the coding sequence GTGAAGCGGAAGGCGGCACTGGCGGCGCTGGCCGAACGCCGCGACGATAGGGCGACTGAACGCCGCTGCGCGCTGTGCGATCGCCCGCTCGGCCATCTGGTCGAGCAGCATCATCCGCTGCCCAAAAGCGAGGGCGGCCGCGATACCGTGCCCGTCCATCCGATCTGCCACCGCGCGATCCATTCGCATTTCACCAATGCCGAACTGGCACGCGGCGGAGACATGGCAACGCTGCGCAACAGCCCGAGGCTGGCCGCTTTCCGCAAATGGATCGCGAAGAAGCCGCCCGATTTCCACGCCCCGACGCGGCGACGAAAGCGAGACTAA
- a CDS encoding bifunctional helix-turn-helix transcriptional regulator/GNAT family N-acetyltransferase encodes MDYIAERGWLFLGSRMKRLAERMQADVLTIASDAGIAVQPSQYPVLGLLDRHGDQVMGEIVRRLGISQPAVTRIVNKLAEMELVSVARSDSDRRQKLVSLTQRGREVMAVSRREVWPRVEAAVVALCGDLQGSLLDQIGAIETTLAERPLHAHRPPEPPPGLRIRRFEDALAHEFTAINTEWIEDMYAMEEVERRMLAAPRASYVEGGGSILFVEAPDLGIIGTCALRQTRPGWFELTKMGVRSSARGRKAGEFLLKAAIEEAHALDAETLYLLTNRKSQAAIHLYEKHGFVHDDAIMEEFGRTYERCNVAMRYVG; translated from the coding sequence ATGGACTATATCGCGGAGCGCGGCTGGCTGTTTCTCGGCAGTCGCATGAAACGACTGGCCGAGCGAATGCAGGCCGATGTGCTGACCATCGCTTCGGACGCGGGAATCGCCGTGCAGCCGAGCCAGTATCCGGTACTCGGACTGCTCGATCGGCACGGGGACCAGGTGATGGGCGAAATCGTCCGGCGGCTGGGGATCAGCCAGCCCGCCGTTACCCGCATCGTCAACAAGCTTGCCGAAATGGAGCTGGTATCGGTTGCGCGATCGGACAGCGACCGGCGCCAGAAACTGGTGTCGTTGACGCAGCGGGGGCGCGAGGTGATGGCGGTTTCCCGCCGCGAGGTCTGGCCGCGCGTCGAAGCCGCGGTGGTGGCGCTGTGCGGTGACCTGCAGGGCTCGCTGCTCGACCAGATCGGCGCGATCGAGACCACCCTCGCCGAGCGGCCGCTCCATGCCCACCGCCCGCCCGAACCGCCGCCCGGGCTGCGAATCCGCAGGTTCGAAGACGCGCTCGCGCACGAATTCACGGCGATCAACACCGAGTGGATCGAGGATATGTACGCGATGGAAGAGGTCGAGCGGAGGATGCTGGCCGCCCCGCGCGCAAGCTATGTCGAGGGCGGCGGATCGATCCTGTTCGTCGAGGCGCCCGATCTCGGCATCATCGGTACCTGCGCGCTGCGCCAGACGCGTCCGGGCTGGTTCGAGCTGACCAAGATGGGCGTGCGGTCCTCCGCGCGCGGACGCAAGGCGGGCGAATTCCTGTTGAAAGCCGCGATCGAGGAAGCGCATGCGCTCGACGCGGAGACGCTCTATCTCCTCACCAACCGCAAGTCGCAGGCTGCGATCCACCTCTATGAAAAGCACGGCTTCGTCCATGACGACGCGATCATGGAGGAATTCGGACGGACCTATGAACGGTGCAATGTGGCGATGCGGTATGTCGGCTGA
- a CDS encoding GNAT family N-acetyltransferase — translation MSAEPEPLPIETRWAERRDLPRLRALMERAIEALQHGLLSPEQIAASHAIMGLDTQLVEDGTYLIAERGDIAVGCGGWSGRATLYGGDHGVGLRAPALLDPAIYPARIRAMYTHPDHARQGIGRRILAECEAAAAGAGFSTVELMATLSGQRLYAVSGYTAIENVVHAVDGVAVPLVRMRKRIAG, via the coding sequence ATGTCGGCTGAACCCGAGCCGCTGCCGATCGAAACCCGCTGGGCCGAACGCCGCGATCTGCCGCGGCTGCGTGCGCTGATGGAACGCGCGATCGAAGCGCTGCAGCACGGGCTGCTCTCGCCCGAACAGATTGCCGCCAGCCATGCGATCATGGGCCTCGACACCCAACTGGTCGAAGACGGCACCTATCTGATCGCCGAAAGGGGGGACATCGCCGTCGGGTGCGGCGGCTGGAGCGGCCGCGCGACTCTCTATGGCGGCGATCATGGCGTAGGCCTGCGCGCGCCGGCCCTTCTCGATCCCGCCATCTATCCGGCGCGAATCCGCGCCATGTACACCCACCCCGACCATGCGCGGCAAGGCATCGGTCGCCGCATCCTCGCCGAATGCGAGGCGGCTGCGGCGGGCGCGGGGTTTTCGACGGTCGAGCTGATGGCGACGCTCAGCGGACAGCGGCTCTATGCGGTCAGCGGCTACACGGCGATCGAGAATGTCGTGCATGCGGTGGATGGTGTCGCGGTACCGCTGGTGCGGATGCGCAAGCGGATAGCCGGATAG
- a CDS encoding EamA family transporter — MLWIPFTLLASAAQVLRNGAQASLTEKIGTLGATQVRFVFGLPFAILFLLAALALFGEPLPAVPPASLLWGLLGACSQIAATALMLVVMHRRAFGVAYAYIKTEPVLVAVFGVIFLGDHLRPLGWAAVFVVTAGVLIASVSPRDFGKLFHERNMIAAGVTSGALFGLSAIAFRAAIDGIASGGFIVRSLEMLVVTLAIQTSLLGIWLFWRDRAAFAGSLREWRASIGAGFLGALASAGWFCAFALTPAANVRTLGLVEMPIAALLSGRLTGKKTSRHEAAGLGIVGVGILMLLWTAAKAG, encoded by the coding sequence ATGTTGTGGATTCCGTTCACGCTGCTTGCCTCGGCCGCCCAGGTGCTGCGCAACGGCGCGCAGGCGTCGCTGACCGAGAAAATCGGCACGCTCGGCGCGACTCAGGTGCGGTTCGTGTTCGGGCTGCCTTTCGCGATCCTGTTCCTCCTCGCCGCGCTGGCGCTCTTCGGCGAACCCCTGCCGGCCGTTCCGCCGGCGTCGCTGCTATGGGGCCTGCTCGGCGCGTGCAGCCAGATCGCGGCGACCGCGCTCATGCTGGTGGTAATGCACCGCCGCGCCTTCGGCGTCGCCTATGCCTATATCAAGACCGAACCGGTGCTGGTCGCGGTCTTCGGCGTGATCTTTCTCGGCGATCATCTGCGGCCGCTCGGCTGGGCAGCGGTGTTCGTCGTCACGGCGGGCGTGCTGATCGCATCGGTTTCACCGCGCGATTTCGGCAAGCTGTTCCACGAGCGCAACATGATCGCTGCGGGCGTCACCTCAGGCGCGCTGTTCGGGCTCTCGGCGATCGCCTTTCGCGCGGCGATTGATGGCATAGCGAGCGGCGGCTTCATCGTGCGCTCGCTCGAAATGCTCGTCGTCACGCTGGCGATCCAGACGTCGCTGCTCGGCATCTGGCTGTTCTGGCGCGATCGCGCCGCCTTTGCCGGATCGCTGCGCGAATGGCGCGCGAGCATCGGCGCGGGGTTTCTCGGCGCGCTTGCCTCGGCGGGCTGGTTCTGCGCCTTCGCGCTCACCCCGGCGGCGAACGTCCGCACATTGGGACTGGTCGAAATGCCGATCGCGGCGCTGCTTTCGGGCAGGCTGACGGGGAAGAAGACCAGCCGGCACGAAGCGGCCGGACTGGGCATCGTGGGGGTCGGCATCCTGATGCTGCTCTGGACGGCGGCGAAAGCGGGCTGA
- the groL gene encoding chaperonin GroEL (60 kDa chaperone family; promotes refolding of misfolded polypeptides especially under stressful conditions; forms two stacked rings of heptamers to form a barrel-shaped 14mer; ends can be capped by GroES; misfolded proteins enter the barrel where they are refolded when GroES binds): MAAKDVKFSRDARERIMKGVDILADAVKVTLGPKGRNVVIEKSFGAPRITKDGVSVAKEIELKDKFENMGAQMVREVASKTNDVAGDGTTTATVLAQAIVREGMKSVAAGMNPMDLKRGIDLATAKVVADIQSRSKEVSGTQEVAQVGTISANGDKEVGEKIAEAMEKVGKEGVITVEEAKGLEFELDVVEGMQFDRGYLSPYFVTNPEKMNVELQDPYILIFEKKLSNLQSMLPILEAVVQSGRPLLIIAEDIEGEALATLVVNKLRGGLKVAAVKAPGFGDRRKAMLEDIAILTKGEVVSEDLGIKLENVTLNMLGTAKSVTIDKDNTTIVDGAGDADAIKARTEQIRGQIEQTTSDYDREKLQERLAKLAGGVAVIKVGGATEVEVKERKDRVDDALHATRAAVEEGIVPGGGTALLYATAALEGVTGENEDQTRGIDIVRKSLTSLVRQIAANAGHDGAVVSGKLLDQKDTSFGFNAATDTYENLVAAGVIDPTKVVRTALQNASSVAGLLITTEATVAELPEDKPAGGGAPDMSGMGGMGGMGF; encoded by the coding sequence ATGGCAGCCAAGGACGTTAAATTCTCGCGTGACGCACGCGAACGCATCATGAAAGGCGTCGACATCCTGGCCGACGCGGTCAAGGTCACGCTCGGCCCCAAGGGTCGCAACGTTGTCATCGAAAAGTCGTTCGGTGCCCCGCGTATCACCAAGGACGGCGTTTCCGTCGCCAAGGAAATCGAGCTTAAGGACAAGTTCGAGAATATGGGCGCGCAGATGGTCCGCGAAGTCGCTTCGAAGACCAATGACGTCGCTGGCGACGGCACCACCACCGCCACCGTACTCGCTCAGGCGATCGTGCGCGAAGGCATGAAGTCGGTCGCCGCCGGCATGAACCCGATGGACCTGAAGCGCGGCATTGATCTCGCCACCGCGAAGGTCGTCGCTGATATCCAGAGCCGCTCGAAGGAAGTTTCGGGCACGCAGGAAGTCGCGCAGGTCGGCACCATCTCGGCCAATGGCGACAAGGAAGTCGGCGAAAAGATCGCCGAAGCCATGGAAAAGGTCGGCAAGGAAGGCGTGATCACCGTCGAAGAGGCGAAGGGTCTCGAATTCGAGCTCGACGTCGTCGAAGGCATGCAGTTCGACCGCGGCTATCTGTCGCCCTATTTCGTCACCAACCCGGAAAAGATGAATGTCGAGCTTCAGGATCCCTATATCCTGATCTTCGAAAAGAAGCTGTCGAACCTCCAGTCGATGCTTCCGATCCTCGAAGCGGTTGTCCAGTCGGGCCGTCCGCTGCTGATCATCGCCGAGGACATTGAAGGCGAAGCGCTCGCGACTCTCGTCGTCAACAAGCTGCGCGGCGGCCTCAAGGTCGCGGCGGTCAAGGCGCCGGGCTTCGGCGATCGCCGCAAGGCGATGCTCGAGGACATCGCGATCCTGACCAAGGGCGAAGTCGTCAGCGAAGATCTGGGCATCAAGCTCGAAAACGTCACGCTGAACATGCTGGGCACGGCCAAGTCGGTCACGATCGACAAGGACAACACCACCATCGTCGACGGCGCGGGCGACGCGGACGCCATCAAGGCGCGCACCGAGCAGATTCGCGGCCAGATCGAGCAGACCACCAGCGACTATGACCGCGAGAAGCTCCAGGAGCGCCTCGCCAAGCTCGCCGGCGGTGTTGCCGTGATCAAGGTCGGCGGCGCCACCGAGGTCGAAGTGAAGGAGCGCAAGGATCGCGTCGACGACGCCCTCCACGCCACCCGCGCTGCGGTCGAGGAAGGCATCGTTCCGGGCGGCGGTACGGCGCTGCTCTACGCCACGGCGGCGCTGGAAGGCGTCACCGGCGAGAATGAGGACCAGACCCGCGGCATCGACATCGTGCGCAAGTCGCTGACCTCGCTCGTGCGTCAGATCGCGGCGAATGCGGGTCATGACGGCGCGGTGGTTTCGGGCAAGCTGCTCGACCAGAAGGACACGTCGTTCGGCTTCAACGCCGCGACCGACACCTACGAGAACCTCGTGGCTGCCGGCGTGATCGATCCGACCAAGGTCGTTCGCACCGCGCTGCAGAACGCCTCGTCGGTCGCCGGCCTGCTCATCACGACCGAAGCCACGGTCGCCGAGCTGCCGGAAGACAAGCCCGCCGGTGGCGGCGCTCCCGACATGAGCGGCATGGGCGGCATGGGCGGCATGGGCTTCTAA
- the groES gene encoding co-chaperone GroES yields MNFRPLHDRVLVRRVEAEEKTAGGIIIPDSAKEKPQEGEIVAAGSGAKSEDGKVTPLDVKAGDRILFGKWSGTEVKVNGEDLLIMKESDILGIVEG; encoded by the coding sequence ATGAACTTTCGTCCGTTGCACGATCGCGTGCTCGTTCGCCGCGTCGAGGCCGAGGAAAAGACCGCCGGCGGGATCATCATCCCCGATTCGGCCAAGGAGAAGCCGCAGGAAGGCGAAATCGTCGCCGCCGGCAGCGGTGCCAAGAGCGAAGACGGCAAGGTGACGCCGCTCGACGTCAAGGCGGGCGATCGCATCCTGTTCGGCAAGTGGTCGGGCACCGAAGTGAAGGTGAACGGCGAAGACCTGCTGATCATGAAGGAAAGCGACATCCTCGGCATCGTCGAGGGCTAA